The proteins below are encoded in one region of Helianthus annuus cultivar XRQ/B chromosome 2, HanXRQr2.0-SUNRISE, whole genome shotgun sequence:
- the LOC110921901 gene encoding ERAD-associated E3 ubiquitin-protein ligase HRD1B, with product MMRLQTYAGLSVFATLAVIYHAFSSRGQFYPATVYLSTSKVCLVLLLNMGLVIMCIMWQLTKKVFLGSLREAEVERLNEQSWREVMEILFAITIFRQDFSVMFLAMVTALLLIKSLHWLAQKRVEYIETTPTVPMLSHVRIVSFMGFLLLVDCLFLYNSVKYLIQTRQASVSLFFSFEYMILATTTMSTFVKYVFYVSDMLMEGQWERKAVYTFYLELIRDLLHLSMYLCFFLVIFVNYGVPLHLIRELYETFRNFKLRIADYIRYRKITSNMNDRFPDATPEELNESDATCIICREEMTTAKRLVCGHLFHVHCLRSWLERQHTCPTCRALVIPNEGATSSSRSRAGAHRQGANSANTSTQDRSGDGAGNGNISQHQKRVQAAAAAASIYQKSFVYPSPSSLTWSSGYALLPNKSTPGTNTNSGEHGISIPNNPANFPSSQYPQTGFTLVHASPKPEDGRGTNVQVPVKLEAEKKMNQDQIKVFQEKSSVAESSGSSSSSNGSWEADLPMTNSNSKGKAVSSSLSVSGVDQSQHGIDDNRVDVNNSPL from the exons ATGATGAGACTTCAGACATATGCTGGACTGAGTGTGTTTGCCACACTAGCGGTTATCTATCATGCATTTAGCAGTAGAGGACAGTTCTACCCAGCAACAGTTTATTTATCTACTTCCAAAGTCTGTTTAGTGCTCCTTTTAAACATGGGTTTGGTGATCATGTGCATTATGTGGCAGCTGACAAAAAAGGTATTTCTTGGTTCGCTTAGAGAAGCGGAGGTCGAGAGATTAAACGAGCAATCATGGCGAGAAGTTATGGAAATCCTTTTTGCTATAACTATATTCCGACAAGACTTTTCTGTTATGTTTCTTGCTATGGTTACCGCTCTATTACTCATCAAGTCTTTGCATTGGTTGGCTCAAAAGAGAGTTGAATACATCGAAACAACTCCAACTGTACCGATGTTGTCTCATGTACGGATTGTTTCTTTCATGGGATTCCTTCTCCTTGTGGACTGTCTATTTTTGTATAACTCAGTAAAGTACTTGATACAAACACGCCAAGCTTCGGTTTCTCTTTTCTTTTCATTCGA ATACATGATATTAGCTACAACTACAATGTCGACTTTTGTCAAATACGTTTTCTATGTGAGTGATATGCTTATGGAAGGGCAGTGGGAAAGAAAAGCTGTGTACACATTCTATCTGGAGCTTATTCGCGACTTGCTACACTTGTCTATGTATCTCTGCTTTTTCCTCGTAATCTTTGT GAACTATGGTGTGCCTCTTCACTTGATCCGGGAGCTGTATGAGACATTCAGAAACTTCAAGCTGCGAATTGCTGATTACATCCGTTATCGAAAGATCACATCAAATATGAATGACCGGTTCCCAGATGCAACACCAGAAGAGTTGAATga AAGCGATGCAACCTGCATTATCTGTAGAGAGGAAATGACTACAGCAAAAAGATTAGTATGTGGGCATCTATTTCATGTGCACTGCCTTAGGTCATGGTTAGAGAGACAACATACATGCCCCACTTGCAGAGCACTTGTTATACCAAATGAGGGTGCGACAAGTTCATCACGTTCACGAGCAGGAGCTCATCGTCAAGGAGCAAATTCAGCAAATACATCGACTCAAGATCGATCTGGTGATGGTGCTGGAAACGGAAATATTAGCCAGCATCAAAAGAGGGTCCAAGCTGCAGCAGCTGCTGCTTCTATATATCAAAAATCATTTGTTTATCCTTCTCCAAGTTCTTTAACATG GTCATCTGGATATGCTTTACTTCCAAACAAATCCACACCTGGAACAAATACTAACAGTGGGGAACATGGGATTTCAATCCCGAACAATCCTGCAAACTTTCCATCTTCTCAGTACCCACAAACCGGTTTCACACTAGTTCATGCAAGTCCCAAACCCGAGGATGGACGGGGCACCAATGTCCAGGTGCCAGTGAAACTGGAAGCCGAGAAAAAAATGAATCAGGATCAGATTAAG GTTTTTCAAGAGAAAAGCTCAGTTGCAGAAAGCAGtggcagcagcagcagcagcaacggTAGCTGGGAGGCGGATCTGCCTATGACTAATTCGAATAGTAAAGGGAAGGCAGTGTCATCATCTTTATCAGTTTCGggtgttgaccaaagtcaacatgGGATTGACGATAACCGAGTTGATGTCAACAATTCACCATTGTAG
- the LOC110921894 gene encoding G-type lectin S-receptor-like serine/threonine-protein kinase LECRK3, with amino-acid sequence MPQVFTTHNLLMISLGHIMASLLLLLAFSFLQFIHTRVDGASSQSISLGHSIVAGAQSSDAWYSQSELFAFGFYPQGTGYVVAIWLVIDEENPVVWTAYRDDPPVSPNSTLELTHKGELVLFSDERVIKIIAVNVSYAVMNNSGNFVLYNDDMGVVWQSFDFPTDSMLQGQKLSAGSELVSSVSKTNYSSGRFRIKLQMDDNIVMYPTNTDDTSINAYWASGTYDFAFNNSKNYLYLNNTGLLLINGSNSQVKRPLYTDNLYPAIRRVTLCDDGIFRLYSYNHTNSTPSTVWEVPVQRCYVKNFCGLNSYCTMNDDQPYCVCLPGSDYIDLTQKSSGCQRNFTKATCINGKENTTDYKMVTKEKLMWRSHPYYQGLTDNKEDCSNTCLEDCDCNAALWKEDESYCEKHKYPLRDVRRVYADDEISTAFFKVGTVSLYGQANDSFNSSSVEVPQGVVKKTWVLILVITIGFSIYSCISLSLSGFFVFKTRLLKYKRLLESRTMGLAEDLILRSYTYNELRKATNGFKQELGRGSFGTVYKGCIYKGNKTIAVKRLEKVVDEGEREFRAEMQVIGKTHHRNLVRLLGYCAEGKSERLLVYEYMSNGTLADRLFKSERLPDWSERVQIALDVARGILYLHEECESPIIHCDIKPQNILMDDFWTAKISDFGMAKLLMPDQSKTFTDARGTRGYLAPEWQKNIPISVKVDIFSYGIVLLEIICCRRNLEVHVSNTEEIVLSNWVYKCFERGQLELLVTNEEVEKESLERLVKVGLWCIQDDPALRPTMKCVVLMLEGITNIATPPCPTST; translated from the exons ATGCCCCAAGTCTTTACAACACACAATTTACTGATGATTTCTTTGGGGCATATCATGGCTTCATTACTATTACTGCTTGCCTTTTCCTTTCTTCAATTTATCCATACCAGGGTTGATGGTGCGTCCAGTCAATCTATAAGCTTGGGTCATTCAATTGTAGCTGGTGCACAATCAAGTGATGCATGGTATTCACAGTCTGAGCTGTTTGCATTCGGGTTTTATCCCCAAGGCACTGGGTATGTGGTTGCAATCTGGTTGGTGATCGATGAAGAAAATCCTGTTGTGTGGACTGCTTATCGAGATGATCCACCCGTTTCACCAAATAGCACACTAGAACTTACCCATAAAGGGGAATTGGTTTTATTCTCCGACGAACGTGTTATTAAGATCATTGCAGTCAATGTTTCCTATGCTGTGATGAATAACAGTGGAAATTTTGTACTGTACAATGATGATATGGGTGTAGTGTGGCAGAGTTTTGACTTTCCTACCGATTCCATGTTACAAGGCCAGAAGCTGTCTGCTGGGAGTGAATTGGTTTCAAGTGTCTCTAAAACCAATTACTCTAGTGGACGTTTTCGTATCAAGTTGCAGATGGATGACAATATTGTTATGTATCCAACAAACACAGATGACACAAGTATAAATGCTTACTGGGCTAGTGGCACCTATGACTTTGCATTCAATAACTCAAAGAACTACCTGTACCTTAACAATACCGGGTTACTGCTTATAAATGGAAGTAACTCACAAGTCAAGAGGCCTCTTTATACCGATAATCTTTATCCTGCCATACGCCGTGTGACACTTTGTGATGACGGAATATTTCGGCTATATTCTTACAATCACACTAACTCCACCCCTTCCACAGTATGGGAAGTGCCAGTTCAACGTTGTTATGTGAAGAACTTCTGTGGATTAAACAGCTATTGCACTATGAATGATGATCAGCCTTACTGTGTTTGCCTGCCAGGTTCTGATTATATAGATCTTACTCAGAAATCTAGTGGCTGCCAGAGGAATTTCACAAAAGCAACATGCATAAACGGGAAAGAAAACACGACAGATTACAAGATGGTCACCAAAGAGAAATTGATGTGGAGAAGCCATCCATACTATCAGGGCCTCACTGACAACAAAGAGGACTGCAGCAATACCTGTTTGGAGGATTGTGATTGTAATGCTGCTCTTTGGAAAGAAGATGAATCTTACTGTGAGAAACACAAGTACCCATTGCGGGATGTAAGAAGAGTTTATGCTGATGATGAGATATCTACGGCTTTCTTCAAGGTGGGCACGGTAAGCCTATATGGCCAAGCTAATGATTCCTTTAACTCTAGTTCAGTAGAGGTGCCACAAGGGGTGGTGAAGAAGACATGGGTTCTGATTCTTGTTATAACCATCGGGTTTTCCATCTATTCATGCATTTCCCTAAGTTTGTCTGGATTTTTCGTATTTAAAACCCGTCTTCTGAAGTACAAGAGACTGTTGGAAAGTAGAACTATGGGGTTGGCTGAAGACCTCATCCTAAGATCGTATACTTACAATGAGCTTCGAAAGGCAACTAATGGGTTCAAGCAAGAGTTAGGAAGGGGTTCATTCGGAACGGTCTATAAAGGGTGTATTTACAAGGGGAATAAAACGATAGCAGTGAAGAGACTTGAGAAGGTGGTAGATGAAGGCGAGAGAGAATTCCGAGCTGAAATGCAAGTGATTGGAAAAACCCATCACAGAAATCTAGTCCGGCTGCTCGGTTATTGTGCAGAAGGTAAATCCGAGAGGCTTCTTGTTTATGAGTACATGAGCAATGGAACCCTTGCTGACCGTCTGTTTAAATCAGAAAGGCTACCAGACTGGTCTGAGAGAGTGCAAATCGCGCTTGACGTTGCAAGAGGAATCCTTTACCTTCATGAAGAATGTGAATCACCCATCATTCATTGTGACATAAAGCCCCAAAACATTTTAATGGATGATTTCTGGACTGCTAAAATCTCTGACTTTGGAATGGCCAAACTACTCATGCCAGATCAATCTAAGACGTTCACAGATGCTCGAGGCACTAGAGG GTACTTGGCACCTGAGTGGCAGAAAAACATCCCAATATCAGTGAAGGTTGATATTTTCAGCTATGGGATCGTGTTGCTTGAAATCATATGTTGCAGAAGGAACTTGGAAGTACATGTATCCAATACAGAAGAAATTGTGCTCTCTAATTGGGTTTACAAGTGCTTTGAAAGAGGGCAATTGGAGCTGCTTGTTACCAATGAAGAAGTGGAGAAGGAGAGTTTGGAGAGGCTTGTTAAAGTAGGACTTTGGTGCATCCAGGACGACCCTGCTCTCCGTCCCACTATGAAGTGTGTGGTGTTGATGTTAGAAGGGATCACAAACATTGCTACTCCTCCCTGTCCAACTTCCACATG A
- the LOC110895858 gene encoding G-type lectin S-receptor-like serine/threonine-protein kinase LECRK3: MALVLVIFLKLFFLLVTEGSLINESVSSNISLGSSLNTDTNRSWLSPSGLFAFGFYQQDGGFAVGIWLTTKPDITVVWTANRDDPPLSSNSTIKLTGDGRLLLFTTYGEQKSITNTYSELEAATSASMFDSGNFVLYNHSEVIWQSFDYPSDTILGGQTLTPGGLLVSSVSASHHSSGSFVLEMQTDGNLVACPRNSPRGPSDAYWVGGMFGLLYSALILNLNGSLCTMNGETQKLINPSSRPELRKDETVVFRATLNSQGNFVLYSHRFRNLFTNSTGMMEWEALRDPCKVKGICGANSYCYTTAGKAECRCFPGFLFFNSSRNGKSLGCYRNFTEETCSQGGLQLSHNITALDNMKAEVFPYSVLNLSKEACINVCLDDCNCWVGLYANDSCMLLKVPVIYSVLDKSILATVFIKTSFPKAKHQLHKPLPALKSPEQGALAERRKLVSILAITLGFFALMCTLMAFSSFFYYRVRAHRYQRMSQNVDFGLTNDHFTLRSFSFEELHKATDGFKEVIGRNSIGGEVYKGFISEGKKAVAVKRLHTRMLEGDRGFRAEITAIAQTHHRNLVRLLGFCIHGAAKLLVYEFMSNGSLADLLLKPETLPGWKERVSLALDVARGILYLHQECETRIIHCNIKPHNILFDESSTAKISDFGLSKLLRQDQSGTLTGVRGTRGYMAPEWHKNTLISTKVDIYSFGVVLLEILCCTGDMKIDISCEDKISFFTWVYRCFVVMELKSLVGDEEVDIHMFEKMVKVGLLCIQDDPEARPSIKDVILMLEGTTDIPIPPSPVPSLI; the protein is encoded by the coding sequence ATGGCCTTGGTGTTAGTTATCTTCTTAAAGTTGTTCTTCCTTCTAGTTACAGAAGGATCTCTGATTAATGAGTCAGTCTCCTCTAATATCAGCTTAGGTTCCTCATTGAACACAGACACAAATCGTTCATGGCTCTCACCTTCCGGACTTTTTGCATTTGGTTTCTACCAGCAAGATGGCGGTTTTGCAGTCGGGATATGGCTGACAACCAAACCAGATATCACAGTTGTTTGGACCGCAAACCGTGATGACCCACCTCTCTCCTCAAACAGTACCATTAAGCTCACTGGTGATGGTCGGTTGCTTCTGTTCACTACTTATGGTGAGCAAAAGTCCATCACAAATACGTACTCGGAGTTGGAAGCGGCAACCTCAGCTTCGATGTTTGATTCTGGTAATTTTGTACTCTATAATCACTCCGAGGTCATATGGCAAAGCTTTGATTACCCGTCTGATACAATACTAGGAGGGCAAACACTTACTCCAGGGGGTCTCCTAGTCTCTAGTGTATCAGCTTCACATCACTCGAGTGGGAGTTTTGTACTGGAAATGCAGACTGATGGAAACCTTGTGGCTTGCCCTCGAAACAGTCCCAGGGGGCCTAGTGACGCATACTGGGTCGGTGGAATGTTTGGACTGCTCTACAGTGCATTGATTCTCAACCTTAATGGCTCTCTGTGCACAATGAATGGAGAGACACAAAAGCTCATAAATCCATCTTCGAGACCAGAGTTGAGAAAGGATGAGACAGTAGTCTTTCGTGCCACTCTTAATTCACAAGGTAACTTTGTTCTGTATTCTCACAGATTCAGAAATCTCTTTACTAACTCGACTGGTATGATGGAATGGGAAGCGTTACGGGACCCATGTAAGGTCAAAGGCATTTGTGGTGCTAATAGCTACTGTTATACCACTGCCGGCAAGGCTGAGTGTCGATGTTTTCCTGGTTTCTTATTTTTTAACAGTTCTAGAAACGGGAAGTCCCTTGGCTGTTACAGGAATTTCACTGAAGAAACCTGCAGTCAAGGAGGGCTACAACTTTCCCACAATATTACTGCCTTGGACAATATGAAGGCCGAGGTCTTCCCTTACTCTGTGTTGAATCTTAGCAAGGAAGCTTGTATTAATGTTTGCCTTGATGATTGCAACTGTTGGGTAGGCTTGTATGCAAATGATAGTTGCATGTTACTCAAGGTCCCAGTTATTTATTCAGTGCTTGATAAGAGTATATTAGCTACAGTCTTCATCAAAACTAGTTTCCCGAAAGCCAAACACCAGCTACACAAACCGTTACCTGCCTTAAAAAGCCCAGAACAAGGTGCTTTGGCTGAAAGGAGAAAACTTGTTTCCATTTTAGCCATAACACTTGGCTTCTTTGCTCTTATGTGTACACTGATGGCCTTCTCTAGTTTCTTTTACTACAGAGTGCGTGCTCATAGGTACCAACGTATGTCCCAAAATGTTGATTTTGGGTTGACAAATGATCATTTTACTCTCCGATCATTCTCGTTCGAGGAGCTTCACAAAGCCACAGATGGATTTAAGGAAGTGATAGGAAGAAACTCTATTGGTGGAGAGGTCTACAAAGGGTTTATTTCTGAGGGCAAGAAAGCAGTTGCTGTGAAAAGACTGCACACGAGGATGCTTGAAGGAGACAGAGGGTTCCGGGCAGAAATTACTGCTATCGCGCAAACTCATCACCGGAACTTGGTTCGCTTACTTGGTTTCTGCATTCATGGAGCTGCAAAGCTACTTGTTTACGAGTTTATGAGCAATGGGTCACTGGCAGATCTTCTTCTTAAGCCGGAAACACTACCTGGCTGGAAAGAACGTGTCAGCCTGGCACTCGATGTGGCGAGAGGAATCTTGTATCTTCATCAAGAGTGTGAAACTCGTATAATACATTGCAATATAAAGCCTCATAATATTCTTTTTGATGAATCTTCGACTGCTAAGATCTCTGATTTTGGGTTATCAAAGTTGTTGAGGCAAGATCAGAGTGGAACCCTCACTGGTGTTAGGGGAACAAGAGGGTACATGGCACCTGAGTGGCACAAGAACACCTTAATATCTACCAAGGTGGATATTTACAGTTTTGGGGTTGTGCTGCTGGAGATTTTGTGTTGCACAGGTGATATGAAGATAGACATTTCATGTGAAGACAAAATTTCTTTTTTCACTTGGGTTTACCGTTGTTTCGTGGTCATGGAGTTAAAGAGTCTGGTTGGAGATGAAGAAGTAGATATTCACATGTTTGAGAAAATGGTGAAAGTTGGACTTCTTTGCATTCAAGATGATCCAGAGGCAAGGCCTTCAATCAAAGATGTTATCCTAATGTTAGAAGGAACAACTGATATACCAATCCCCCCATCACCAGTTCCTTCTTTGATTTAG